In Leptolyngbya sp. O-77, the genomic window TAGGCTGGAGTCTCAGTCTTAAACTAACTCTCATCCTGCCAGTCGAGGAGTTGTCGCCATTCGCGAACGGCAAAGGGAGGAATCGTCAATTCGAGCGATCGCCCTTCTTCTAACGGTAGCGCCAACCGCAGGGGCATGTCGGTTTGCAGACGTAACATTGTGTCTCGAAAATCGTACTCACCGACATTTCCTGCCAGGTCATCATTCAGCCGAGATGTGCCAAAGACATCGGGCGCAGTCCAGGCTTCGCCATACCCGGTAGAAATGGTTAAGGGCTGGGCATGGGCTAAGTAGGCCGCACCCGGATAGCCCACCAGCCGCAGCCGAAAATCTACCACCTGTCCGTCCCGCACCCGCTTAAAAAGCACTGCCTGCCATGCATGATCCGACTCGTCCCGCAGGGTTTGGAGCGATCGCACCATCACCTGCCCCGCCCCCTCCGGATAGGGATGAATCAGGGCGATCGCAGGCAACGCCCACCCCAACCACAGCACAACGCTACACAACAGAACCAAACTCCAGCGCCCCAGCCGTCGAATTCCCATAAGCCAGTCTCATATGATGCTCTGGTTCTTATATAGCAGGGAGCCGGGGATTCCGGGGGGATTGGTGCTGCTGTTCGTGAACTCTCCCAACAACGGAATCTCGATTTTAGATTTTAGATTTTCGTTCTTCGCTCTTCGTTCTTCGCTCTTCGTTCTTCGCTCTTCGCTCTTCGTTCTTCGTTCTTCGTTCTTCGCTCTTCGTTCTTCCTTCTTCCCTCTTCCTTCTTCCCTCTTCCTTCTTTCCTCTTCCCTCAGCTTTGCAGATATCGCTCCCACATCTGTTCATAGGCGCGTTCCATTTCGCGGGTAAACTGGCGGGCATTCCACAACGGCGAGGTTTGGCGCGATCGCCGCAATTTGGCTTGAATCTCTTCGCGCAACTTCGCATCTTTACCCAGTCGCACGCCCCATTCCACATACTCTTCGGCGGTATGGGCGATGCCTTCGGTAATGCCTGCGTTCATCATCATGCCGTAGCTGTTGCGGCTGGCAAACTGCTTGCCCACCTGCGTCACCATTGGAATGCCCATCCACAGGGTTTCCATCGTGGTCGTCGCGCCGTTGTAGGGGAACGTGTCGAGTACCACATCGGCGATCGCCAGATTGGCCCGGTGGTCTAGCTCCGTCTTGTCGCGGCTCAGGAAACGGAGGCGATCGCCCGCCACGCCCTCTTCTTCGGCAATCTGTAAAAACAGCGCCCGCACCGACTCCGAATCCCCTGCACCTTTGATCAAAAAGTAGCTATTGGGAACCTCGCGGATGATTTGCATCTGTCGCCGCACGGTGTCCGGATGCCGCTTGTAGGCAATCTGAGCGCTGAGATAGATAACAGCATCGCTGGGAATTCCTAAATCGTCGCGCCGCAGTGTGGGCACACCCACCTCAAAGCCGTCCACCGCCAAATACGTCTGCGGCAAACGCCAGATGGTCTCGGCATAGTATTCGTCAGCATCGTCAGGCACGACGTAGGAATCGGCAATGAAGTAATCCACCGCCGGTAGCCCCGACGCATCCAGCCCCAGCCACGTTACTTGCACGGGCGCAGGCTTCAGCGCCAGCACACCGATATTCAAATCGGAGGTAATGCTATCCAAATCGACCAGAATATCGATTTCGTCCTCGCGGATAGTCTTGGCAATGCCCAGAATGTCGCCTTCGATGGCGTAAGCGCTATCGGCTTTGCTGGCAAAC contains:
- a CDS encoding DUF3122 domain-containing protein, with the translated sequence MGIRRLGRWSLVLLCSVVLWLGWALPAIALIHPYPEGAGQVMVRSLQTLRDESDHAWQAVLFKRVRDGQVVDFRLRLVGYPGAAYLAHAQPLTISTGYGEAWTAPDVFGTSRLNDDLAGNVGEYDFRDTMLRLQTDMPLRLALPLEEGRSLELTIPPFAVREWRQLLDWQDES